Genomic segment of Candidatus Flexicrinis affinis:
GCCTGCTTGATAAGCTGCGGCAGCGCCCAACTGTAGCCGAACGTGTCCGGCAGCCACAACACCGGTGCGTCCACGTCGCCGAAATGCGTGCGGAAGTACGACCGGCCGAGCACGAACTGGCGCGCCAGCGACTCGGCGCCGATGGCGTTGCAGTCGGGCTCGACCCACGTGCCGCCCATGATCTCCCAGCGCCCTTCCGCCACACGCGCCTTGATCCGTTCGAACAGCTCCGGGTAGTGCAGTTCGGCGTAACGGTAGAGCTGCGGTTGGCTCTGCGAGAAGGTGTAGTTGGGGTATTGATCCATCAGGTGCAGCGCCGTGCTGAAGGTACGGCCCGTTTTCCGCACGGTCTGGCCGAGTGTCCACAACCACGCGACATCGATGTGGGCGTGACCGGTCGCCACCAGATCGACGTTCATCGGGCTGCCGGCCGTCGCGAGGCCCTTACGCAGCGCATCGAGGGCTGCGGGGACGCTGTCGTAAAACGCGTCGGTACCGAGCGGGTCGCGCGTGTCGAGCGTCACGAAGGCGTCGTCCAGCGCGTTGAGCAGCAGGCTGTGCACGGGGTCATTTTCGTGAAGCTGGCCCACGACCTCGAGGACGAGATAGGCGAGGGTATGCAGTTCGCGGGTCGGCAGGTCGATCTGGACGAGCGCGCACTCGCCCATGAACAGCCGGGTATAAGGCTCTTGTGCGTTGAGCGGGCCGATGCCGGTCCAGCCATGCAGTGCGACCCGATGCAGCGTGCCGTCGCGCAGCGTATTGGGCAGCGTATTGGGCAGCCGCACTTCTTCGTGTCCACGATCGCGCGCCGCAAGCGGCTTGCCATCGACGTACACCAGCGCCTCGGGATGCTCGAATTCGTGGGCATTGCCGATCGGCAGGTGCAGCGCAATCGGTGCACGTGCGTCCCAATCGCCCGGCACGCGGAACGAGGACCGCATGACGAAGTCGGTGCAGCGGGTGCCCCAGTGTGTGTTCGGCGCGATCACCTCCCAGCCCGAGTCGTCTTCGTCGATGGGAGGCGGCGCAAGCGGGCCATCAAGGGGCGTATAGCGAAACGGCGACAGCGGTTCACGTTTGCGATAGACCAGCGGAGCGATCAGCTCGATCCGCCGCGCGATTTTCTGCGCCGTCCAGTGCATTTTGTGGGTCATGCGTGTCGCTCCTCGCGTGGTCGTGTGGGTTTGTGTGTTGTTCGCAACGTCAGATGATACCGCCGCCGGTACGAGGACGCGACGACCATTTCGGGCTCGCGCCCCCGCCACAGTTTGCGCGTTAGGCGACGAACCGTGCATGCGGCAGTCGGAGTGAAGGGCCTTGACCACCGCCCGATCGATTGGTCATCGCCTGGGGTGGCGGAAGGCCAAGATCGTCAGCAGCGCAACCAGCAGATAGCACATCACGCCGATAATCAGCACGGCGCTGAACCCAGCGAGGATCGCTACCGCGACCGAACCGACCGTGCCGACTACGGTCATAACGCCATTGACGGCCCACGCCAGCGCCACCTGCCCGCGGCCGATTGCTCCACCAGCACGCAGACCAAGCGGAAACGGCATGCCCATCACCAGCCCAAGCGGCAGCAGTCCAATCACTACCGCCCCCACCCGGACGGCGACAGGAGTCGCGCGCAGACTGTCGCTCAGGGCGGGCCATACCACGATCCACAGCATCACGTAGGCCGCGACGGCCAACCCGATCCATACGACAGGCCGTTGAACCCACCGCCCCCCGATTAGACTCCCGATCCCTCCGCCGACGAGGAGCGTGGTCAGTACGGTTGTGATCGCCAGTGTCGGATGACCGAGAAACAGGCGTGTCTGCTGAATCAGTGCAATCTCGACGGCGATGAAGCCAACCCCCAGCGCGGCGAAATACAACGGTAGTCCGCGTGCGGATCGTGGCTGGAGTCGACGCTGACCGAACACCAGCGCCATTCCACCCACAACGACCACGCCGGCGAGAAGCCCGGACATGCGGGACAACTCGGATGGAAGGCCGCGGTCGAAGTGGAAGAAGAACGGGCGGTCGTCAGTCGGCGGCGAGATGTCCCGCGGCGAGCGCGCGATGATGGCATCAAAGGTTTCGGTGCCTGCTTCTACGGCATCCAGCGGCGGCTGGGCGAGTGCATCCGCCAAGTAAAGCGGGACGTAGCCCAGATCGCGCGCTAGTGCAGCCTGCACGGCCGAATCTGCGCGTGTAAATGCCGAACGCCGGACGAGCAGCAGCGGAATAGGCGGGTTGGCGCTCGGGTCAAGGAAGACGGCGGTGTGCCGGATGGCGTCGGCGTCGGAGAGTCCGTCTTCGCGCAGGGTCGCGAGGGCCGTTGAGAGCGCGCGAGTCAGCGTGATCTCGTCGTATAGCTTGAAAGCGATCACGCCGTCGTCCGTCAGGTGATCGAAGTAATCGTGAAACGCTTCGATCGTGTAGACCGTGTTCTCGGTGAGGGCATAGCCGTTCAGCTCGGCGGCAAGCGTGACCACCTGCGAAAGCGAGATCAAGTCGTACCGGCGATCCTCCCGGCGCAGCACGCTTCGTCCTTCGTCCACCAGCACGCGCACGCCGGGCGTGTCGTAGAGTCCGCCGTTGTAGGCGGCATTGTCCCGGACGAGCACGACGCTGGCCGGGTTGACTTCGACGGCGACGATGTCTTCTGCACCGCTGCGCAGCGCGAACCAGACGTCTAATCCGCCACCGGGGCCGATCGCCATTACGGAATGCGGGTTGGTAACGGCAAACGCGAAAAAGCCGATGTCGTTTCGCACGAGGTCGACATCGTCGCCCGCTGGCATCACCGAACCTGCCGCGCCGTCCACGTAGAGCTGCAGGGGAAGCGCGCCGGCAGGCCGGATGAGGTCAGTACGGGCAAATGAGTCCCACATGCTTTCAAGCGTGACCCCGCCGTTGGCGAGCGCGTCGGAAGCCGGCTTGTCCGTGGCAAGTGTCGCATAGTCGACGCGGAGCCACCCGAACGTGACGCTGCTGGCCAGCGCCGCAAATGCGATCAGGACTGCGCCTGTCTCAACAAGTGGTCGAGTGCCGCGTTGTGCATTGTAGCCGGCAACTGTCAGGACAAACGCCGCTGCCAGCGCGCCGTTGAGCGGGCCGATGGCATCCATGAGTGGGATTGCGGCTACTGCGCCAAGACCTGCGCCCAACAAGTCGGCAGTGTACAGCTGTGGGCTGTGTGCCGGATGGCTGGCGAACAGACTGATGAGCGCAAGCCCGATGAAGCCATAGGTCACGGTCGTTATTGCGACGAGCGCGGCCGTCAGCCCGGACGATGCACCGAGCGCGAACACCACTGTCGCGGTGGCTGCCGCCAGACCCGCGAGCGCCATCCACAATGGAACACGCGTTTCAACACGCAGCGCGGGCCACAGCGTGGCTGCCGCGGCGCCCAATCCGATACCGAGAACTGCCAGCGCGAGCGCGGTGAAAACGTATGGCGGATAGTAGACGGCGGAGAACAGTCGGGTGAGGCAGATCTCCAGCACTAGACCGCCACCGGACAGCAGTACGAGGCTCAAACGTCGCTGGGTCATATTGTCCTAGCGCCGCAGCCGGGGATCGAGCGCATCGCGCAGGCCATCTCCGAGGAAGTTGAAGCCCATCACGGTCAACATGATAGCAAGGCCCGGAAAGATGCCCATCCACGCCGACTGACGGAAGAAACTGCGGCCTTCTGACAACATGCGGCCCCAGCTCGCTTCGGGTGGCTGCGACCCCAGCCCAAAGAAGCTCAGTGCCGCTTCGGCAAGAATGGCGAAGGCGAGGCTGAGCGTCGTCTCGACTATGATCGGCGACAGCACGTTGGGCAGGATATGCGAAAACAGGATGCGCGACCGGCTTGCGCCCAACGCTTCGGCGGCGAGGATGAAGTCTTCGTTGCGCACGCCGAGTACTGCGCCGCGCGTAATGCGCGCGAAGATCGGGATATAGACGATGCCGATCGCGACCATCGCGTTTCCCACGCCGCGCCCCAGCGCCGCGAGAATTGCGATAGCGAGCAGAATCGCGGGGAACGAGTACAGAATATCCATCGACCGCATGATGATCTCGTCGGCCAAACGGCTGCTGTACCCGGCGATCAGGCCGAGGAACGACCCAATCGTAGCGGCAATTCCGACAGCGATGATGCCGACAACGACCGATACGCGGGCACCGTAGATAATGCGGCTGAACGTATCGCGACCGAAGTCGTCCGTGCCAAGGAAGTGCTTGGTCGAGGGCGGCGCAAAGCGTGCGCTGAAGTCCATCGTCTCAGGTGAGTAAGGCGCGATGGCCGGCCCGAAAATCGCCGTGACCATGACAATCGCCAAGATGATGGCGCCGAACACGGCAAGCCGATGGCGGATCAGCCGGCGATAGGCGTCGCGCCACAGGCTGGACGGACGCGGGCTGTCCATCTTGATGACGTCGCCGGTCTTCATTGGGGCGGAGGTTGGGGTCGTCACTGGAATCTCCGCTTCTGCTTACGCATACTCGATGCGCGGGTCGATCAAGAAATACAGCAGGTCGACCGCCAAGTTGACCGCCGCGACGAGCGCCGCCACCAGCAGCACGACGCCTTGCAACAGCGGGTAGTCGCGGTCAAGTACGGCATCCAGCGCGAGACGGCCCAACCCCGGCCAGCCAAACACGACCTCGACAATCACCACACCGCTGAACAGCACCGTAATTTGCAGGCCGATGATGGTGACGATGTTGACCAGCGCATTGGGCAGCGCGTGGCGGTTGATGACAACGCGCTCGCGCAAGCCTTTGGCGCGTGCGGTTTGGATGAAGTTGGCGTTCATGACATCCAGCATCGCACTTCGAATAAAGCGCGTGAGGATCGAGGCGCTCACGATGCCGTTGGTGACGGCGGGCAGGATGAGATGAGCGAGCCAATCGCCGAAGTCTCTGCTCATGGGTGTGTACCCATTGGGTGGCAGCCATCCCAGCGTCAGCGAGAACAGCAGCACCAGCAGGATTCCCATCCAGAACGACGGTACCGACACGCCGATTTGGCTGATGAACGACGCAATGACATCAACCCGGCTTCCGGGCTTGATTGCCGAAATAACGCCGACCGGGAACGCGATCGCCAGACCCAGCAGCAGCGACGCGCCGCCCAGCTCAAGCGTCGGCCCGAGGCGCTGGATGAGCTGTGGCCCGACGGCCTGCGACGTGATCAGGCTTGTGCCCATATCGCCTCGCATGACATTGAACAGCCAGCTCAAGTAGCGTTCCATGAACGGACGGTTCAAGCCAAGTCGTTCGCGGATGGCCTGCACACTCTCGTCGGTGGCATATGGGCCAAGCACGACGCGCGCCGGGTCGCCGGGGACGATCTGCACGATCATAAAGACGACGAACGTCACGCCCAAGATGACGATCAGCGCCAAGACTAACCGTTGAAGGATATAAGCGAAGTTCATGACAGAGTCCGGTTGAAGTGGATAGGGCGGTCAGGGGCACGGCGTGCCGCGCCCCTGACAAACGAACTATCGGATTGGCGCAGGACCAATCGAATGTTCTTCGGCTATTGATCCAGCCACGTGTTTAGCCAGAAATTGGCTCCATCGGGCCGCGTGACGTATCCCTGGACGTAGGACTTGTAGGCACGCGTGATGGAGTTGTTGTAGAAGTAGATGTACGGCGCTTCATCGACGAGGATCTTGTTCGCCTGCTCGTAGACGGCGTAGCGCTCGTCGAAGTCGCTCAGGGAACGGCCCTCGTCCACTAACGCGTCGAAATCCGGGTTGCTGTAGCCGGTGAAGTTGAACACCTCGCCCGTGCGATGCTGCAGGTAGTAGTAGTCGTTCGCGTCGGTCAGGCCGTTCCAACTGCAGATGTAGCCGTCATAGTTGCCGCTGCCTTCCAGCTCAAGCCACTCTGCCCACTCCGGCGCGTTGATGGTCGTGGTAATTCCGACCGCGGCGAGCTGCTGCTGCAGCACCTGAGCCTGACGAACGCTGTCCGGGTAGCTTGACGTGGGCAGCAGTTCCATCTCGAAGCCGTCGGGATAGCCGGCTTGCTCGAGCAGGCTGCGGGCCATATCGAGATCTTGCGTATAGGGTGCGTAATCGAAGTACCACGGGCTGCTCGGACCTGTCGGGCCTTGGACCGGCGTGCACAAACCGAACCAGCCGGCGTCGCACAACTGCTGCCGGTCGATGGCATACGCGATGGCCTGACGGACGAGCACGTCGTCAAGCGGTTCACGCAGGGTGTTGATGCCGATGTAGAAGTAGTTCAGGCCGGGCACCGAATCGACGGTGATATCCGCGCTGGCCTCGAGCGATTCGACACTCTGCGGGGCGAGGAACAGCAGCCAATCGACTTCGCCGCCGACCAATGCGGCTTCACGCGGGGCGTCCTCGGAGATGACCGTGATGTTCACCTCGTCGAGATGCGGCAGGCCTTCTTGCCAGTAATTGGGATTCTTGACCAGCGTCATGTTGGTGGTGCCTTGCACGTCGCCGATGATGAACGGACCGGTTCCAATCGGGACCACGATCTGGCCGTTTTCGCCGACGCTTTCATGCGCGACGACAGCTTGCGTGGACGCCGCCAACAAGTTCGGAAGAATCGCGTTCGGTGTCGAGGTTGTGACCGATACGGTGTAGTCGTCAATGACCGTCCACACGGCGTCGGCGCCACCAACCTGTGCGACACGGCCGGAGCCAGTCGCCGGATCGATGATGCGATCCATCGACCACTTGACGTCTTCGGCGGTCATGGCGCGACCATTGCTGAACGTGACATCTTGGCGCAGCGTAAACGTCCACGTCAGGCCGTCTTCAGACTGTACCCAAGATTCGGCCAACATCGGGCCAAGGCGCATACTGTCATCATAGGCGGTGAGGGGCTCGACCACGTTGTCGAGGATGCGCGCACTGGAAACCGTGCTAACGATGTGTGGATCCAATCCTGTCCACTCAGCGTCCCATGCTGCGCGCAGCGTACCCCCTGCTTGCGGGGCGGCATCTTGGGCAATCGCCTGTAGGGCGACCATCGCCACAAGAGCGATAATCAGGATAGTGCTAAGGCGTTTCATGGTAGGTATCTCCCTTTGGCTCACCGAAATTTCGCATCACGTGCGATGCGGCAACTCATGGTGTATGGCTCACCTCCTCAACGACTAACCCAAGATCAACGATCGATACGATGGCCCGTATACGATTGTCTTCAGCGGTGTTCCCGCAGCCCCGGCGGGCGATAGGGAAATCCCAGCAGGGACGCACTCTCGCGAAGCGTCGAACAACTTGCTGATCTTCCGAAACGGGAACATATCGACTTTTCGGCCGCACAGAGGAACAACGCAGAGTGCGTGCCACAACCGAGTGTAGCGCATATCGCAGTCGACGGCCAACCGACCGGTTAACTCCGGCGCTAGTCTGTGTGCTGTGCGTGCGACAATTACGTATGGCGGTGGTGCTACCCGCCCGGGGTATTCGATGCGGCGCGCAGCACGAACCGGAAGCGCGCGTCGTCTTCGAACCACATCGGGAAGTTGGTGCCCCACACGTTGTTATAGAGGTTGAAGTGCACGCCGCCGGCCATATCGGGCAGGCGGTTGTGAAAGTCGAGCAGCGCTGGACGCTCCGGAGCGACCAGCACCGCGTCCAGCGAGTCGATACGCGTCGTGACGCGCGGGCCGCGGTGCGTGACGGTCGTATCGAAGCCGTGGAGGGACCGGGCGCCGCCGCTGACGACGCGTGTCGGGTCGATCTCACCGCCCAACTTGTGAACCGCCCATGCGCCTTCACCGGCGTCGACCGGGATCACAGTCAACCAGAACGCTTCCGGCAGGCGGCATGCCGGCTTGTCGAACCACTGCACGTCGATCGCGACGGTTCCGTCGGGCTTGAACGCGTATTCGACCGTAAGCGCTGACGGTGCGCCGATCTGCCGGCTTTGTTCGGCAAATGACGCCTCGACAAGGACGCGTGTCGTGCCGGCGTCCTCGCGGGTCAGGATTCGCTCGGCATGTGGATGCCATCGCCCGTGCGCCTCGACGTTCAAGCCGGGTTTGGTGTTGTCCGGGTGCGCCCACACACGCACGTGCCCGTGTTCACGGTCACGGATGTACTGATGCCAGAACCGGTCGTAGTCGGCGCTGGAAAAGGTCTCGTACGTCACGAGGCCGATCGGATGGCCGGTGTCGGCCAGCGTGTGCCGCGCCGCTTTCAGGACGAGATGGTCGAGCGCGCCCGTTGATGGGTCAACGCCGATGCTCCACTGCTCGGTTTCGAACCGGCTGATCGACACCGGGCGATAGCCGGACGGGTCGGGTCGGCGCGGCTTGATCGCCTCAAGCTCGGCCTCGGCAGCGGCTTTAAGCGGCGTGCCATCGAGTGTATCGAGGGCGTCAGCAACGTACGCGCGCTGCTCTGCCCATGACGCCTCGAAATAGCGGAACATCGGATCGCCGCGCTTCTCGGGCAGCACCGGCGTCGCGTAGTTCTCGTAGTCGGGCAGGAACGTCTTGAGGTCCATACCCCATGTATGCTCGGGGATCATCAGAAGCGCTCGGTCGAACGCGCCGAGCTGCGCATCGCTTGCCGTGCCGTCCGCAATCCACCGGTCGCGCAGACGCAGCAGCGCCCGATACTGGCTGACCTTGGTCGGGTCGGTGCCGATGCCGTGGATCCACGTGTCGCCGATTTCGTCGCTGATCACTGGCAGATCGGGGGCGGCACGCAGGATGCTCTCCGCAACCGCGTCCAGCGTCGAGCCGACGAACACCGCATTCGGAAATTGACGGCGCAGATCGGCGTACGTTTCGCGCACACTGTCGGGCGTGGGCGGCCCGAGGTTGTCGCCGGTGAACACGATGGCGACCGCTTCCGTCGTTCCGGGCAGGACCATGACATCGCCGTAGACCTGCTGATACATCATCAGCACCTCTGTCGACGATGTCTCGTCGCGCCACTTGAACACAGGCGGCACGGCAGGAACCGTCGCCGCCGGATTAACGCCCACGTGGAACATCCGGACGCCGGCCTCGGCCAGCAGCGGAATCATGGCGCGGGTGTGGCCCGGCACGTCGGTCATCTTGGCGGCGATTGTACGCTTGCCGAAGCGGGCATCGAGTTCGTGCGACAGGCTCAGCCCGCGGCGGAAGAGTCGTTCGTCCATCAGCTCGGTATGGGTTGTGAACGGCGCGGCATGCCACGCGACGTGGTTATCGCGCACCGCGTTTTCCATGCGCCGCCGCTGATCGCTCGAAGCGCGCTCGAGATATTCATAGATCAGCCAAGCGCCGACGGTCCAGCGAAATGGCTCGTCCGGGTGACGCTCGCGCATGGTTTCCGCCAACGTTATCGCGTCGGGGATGAACGCGGTCATGTACCGGTCGACCACGGCGCGCGCATAGTCGGTAAACCCGACGTCAAGATGCGTCTTGAAGATGACGTGCACGAGGTCGATGTCGGTACGCATAAGCAAGGACTTCTAGAGCGGTGTTCGCTCGATATAAATCGGGTTGGTGAGCGCATGGACTTGGAGCGTGCTCGGCTTGCCTGAGACGACCTGTGCGCGCACATACGGCGTGTCGCGCACGTCAACGTCTACCTGCGTCACCCATTCTAGCCGGTCGATCGCGAACTGTTGAGTGACACCTGCCGCGCTGACGATCTGAAGCCGCGTGCCCGGCGCTCTGCGCACCGTCACAGTGACCGGCAGCGTATCGCCGTCGACGTACAAGGTGTCGCCCATCATGGCGGGGCCGGCTATCAGCACGACCTCGGGGCCATCTGGCGACTCGGTCACGTAGGCGTGACCCGCCTTCAACGCAGCGAGCAGCGCTGCCGGTGATGGGTCGCCCGGGCAGTAGATGACGGTGGTCGGGTTGGCGAGTTTGGCGCGATGCTCGCTGTGATGAAAGTGGCAGTCGCTGCCGCCGACCGCAACGTGCTTCGGGCCGGTTTGCAGCTTAGTTTCCCAATAGGCCAACGACACGTCGTTCATCAGCCGCCACGGTCCGTTCCACACCTCGATGCAGTGAAAACCAACGATGCCGGGATAGACCCATTCGGGCCCGTACGGGCGCGGATGGTTACATGAGATCAGATAACCTGCGTCGAGCGCGGCGTTCACCGCCGTTTGCATGTCGTCCTGCGAAAGCACACGGAAGTCGATCCACGGTCCAGCGCCCCAGATATTCCAGTGGCCCTTGTAAGTCGTGACTTCTAGACCGGGGATGAGCATAAGGCGGGTTTCGGCGGAGGCCAACGCGACCTGATGCGAAAGCGAGTTGTGGTCGGTGATCGCCAGAAAGTCGAGGCCGAGCGCCTCTGCCCGCGAGATCACGGTCGCTACATCACTGTCGCCGTCGCTGTGGTGCGTGTGGCAGTGCAGTTCACCTCTGTACCATCCGCTGTCCCGGCGCACATCCGGGCGAGGGGCGTTGCTGAGTGGTAGGCGCTGCGGGAACGTCGTGCCGCTGTCGAGGTCCCCGATCGTCAACAGAATAGTCACGCGGTAGGCGCATCCGTCGTCCGCGACTTTGTATGCGCCGAGGCTGATGTGCCATGTCCCCGACTGGATCGGGCCAGCC
This window contains:
- a CDS encoding ABC transporter permease; this translates as MNFAYILQRLVLALIVILGVTFVVFMIVQIVPGDPARVVLGPYATDESVQAIRERLGLNRPFMERYLSWLFNVMRGDMGTSLITSQAVGPQLIQRLGPTLELGGASLLLGLAIAFPVGVISAIKPGSRVDVIASFISQIGVSVPSFWMGILLVLLFSLTLGWLPPNGYTPMSRDFGDWLAHLILPAVTNGIVSASILTRFIRSAMLDVMNANFIQTARAKGLRERVVINRHALPNALVNIVTIIGLQITVLFSGVVIVEVVFGWPGLGRLALDAVLDRDYPLLQGVVLLVAALVAAVNLAVDLLYFLIDPRIEYA
- a CDS encoding ABC transporter substrate-binding protein, with protein sequence MKRLSTILIIALVAMVALQAIAQDAAPQAGGTLRAAWDAEWTGLDPHIVSTVSSARILDNVVEPLTAYDDSMRLGPMLAESWVQSEDGLTWTFTLRQDVTFSNGRAMTAEDVKWSMDRIIDPATGSGRVAQVGGADAVWTVIDDYTVSVTTSTPNAILPNLLAASTQAVVAHESVGENGQIVVPIGTGPFIIGDVQGTTNMTLVKNPNYWQEGLPHLDEVNITVISEDAPREAALVGGEVDWLLFLAPQSVESLEASADITVDSVPGLNYFYIGINTLREPLDDVLVRQAIAYAIDRQQLCDAGWFGLCTPVQGPTGPSSPWYFDYAPYTQDLDMARSLLEQAGYPDGFEMELLPTSSYPDSVRQAQVLQQQLAAVGITTTINAPEWAEWLELEGSGNYDGYICSWNGLTDANDYYYLQHRTGEVFNFTGYSNPDFDALVDEGRSLSDFDERYAVYEQANKILVDEAPYIYFYNNSITRAYKSYVQGYVTRPDGANFWLNTWLDQ
- a CDS encoding PHP domain-containing protein, giving the protein MSRNETLVLEGTLTPSQTLTYPMLPFEVPPHTERIDVEYTYSAAIGSDPHLTGGNTIDIGIFDPRGHTFMGEGFRGWSGSARSAFFIAANESTPGYLAGPIQSGTWHISLGAYKVADDGCAYRVTILLTIGDLDSGTTFPQRLPLSNAPRPDVRRDSGWYRGELHCHTHHSDGDSDVATVISRAEALGLDFLAITDHNSLSHQVALASAETRLMLIPGLEVTTYKGHWNIWGAGPWIDFRVLSQDDMQTAVNAALDAGYLISCNHPRPYGPEWVYPGIVGFHCIEVWNGPWRLMNDVSLAYWETKLQTGPKHVAVGGSDCHFHHSEHRAKLANPTTVIYCPGDPSPAALLAALKAGHAYVTESPDGPEVVLIAGPAMMGDTLYVDGDTLPVTVTVRRAPGTRLQIVSAAGVTQQFAIDRLEWVTQVDVDVRDTPYVRAQVVSGKPSTLQVHALTNPIYIERTPL
- a CDS encoding DUF5054 domain-containing protein → MRTDIDLVHVIFKTHLDVGFTDYARAVVDRYMTAFIPDAITLAETMRERHPDEPFRWTVGAWLIYEYLERASSDQRRRMENAVRDNHVAWHAAPFTTHTELMDERLFRRGLSLSHELDARFGKRTIAAKMTDVPGHTRAMIPLLAEAGVRMFHVGVNPAATVPAVPPVFKWRDETSSTEVLMMYQQVYGDVMVLPGTTEAVAIVFTGDNLGPPTPDSVRETYADLRRQFPNAVFVGSTLDAVAESILRAAPDLPVISDEIGDTWIHGIGTDPTKVSQYRALLRLRDRWIADGTASDAQLGAFDRALLMIPEHTWGMDLKTFLPDYENYATPVLPEKRGDPMFRYFEASWAEQRAYVADALDTLDGTPLKAAAEAELEAIKPRRPDPSGYRPVSISRFETEQWSIGVDPSTGALDHLVLKAARHTLADTGHPIGLVTYETFSSADYDRFWHQYIRDREHGHVRVWAHPDNTKPGLNVEAHGRWHPHAERILTREDAGTTRVLVEASFAEQSRQIGAPSALTVEYAFKPDGTVAIDVQWFDKPACRLPEAFWLTVIPVDAGEGAWAVHKLGGEIDPTRVVSGGARSLHGFDTTVTHRGPRVTTRIDSLDAVLVAPERPALLDFHNRLPDMAGGVHFNLYNNVWGTNFPMWFEDDARFRFVLRAASNTPGG
- a CDS encoding ABC transporter permease, which translates into the protein MKTGDVIKMDSPRPSSLWRDAYRRLIRHRLAVFGAIILAIVMVTAIFGPAIAPYSPETMDFSARFAPPSTKHFLGTDDFGRDTFSRIIYGARVSVVVGIIAVGIAATIGSFLGLIAGYSSRLADEIIMRSMDILYSFPAILLAIAILAALGRGVGNAMVAIGIVYIPIFARITRGAVLGVRNEDFILAAEALGASRSRILFSHILPNVLSPIIVETTLSLAFAILAEAALSFFGLGSQPPEASWGRMLSEGRSFFRQSAWMGIFPGLAIMLTVMGFNFLGDGLRDALDPRLRR